A genomic stretch from Capricornis sumatraensis isolate serow.1 chromosome 4, serow.2, whole genome shotgun sequence includes:
- the LOC138077664 gene encoding multiple coagulation factor deficiency protein 2 homolog, with protein sequence MEHLEGVINKPEAEMSPQELQLHYFKMHDYDGNNLLDGLELSTAITHVHKEEGSEQAPMNEDELINLIDGVLRDDDKNNDGYIDYAEFAKSLQ encoded by the coding sequence ATGGAGCATCTCGAAGGTGTCATCAACAAACCAGAGGCGGAGATGTCCCCACAAGAGCTGCAGCTCCATTATTTCAAAATGCATGATTATGACGGCAACAATCTGCTTGATGGCCTAGAACTCTCCACGGCCATCACTCATGTTCATAAGGAGGAGGGAAGTGAGCAGGCACCAATGAACGAAGATGAGCTGATCAACTTAATAGATGGTGTTTTGAGAGATGATGACAAGAACAATGATGGATACATCGACTATGCTGAATTTGCAAAATCCCTTCAGTAG